The sequence below is a genomic window from Aureispira sp. CCB-E.
ATTGAGTTTTGTTATCAATAAAAATAGTCTACTAAAACCATGTTAGTCCTCCTCTATGTCAGAAGTAGCCAACTAACGATGTTCATTGAACTGATATTTGGTGAAAGTTCTATTCAAAGATAAAGTACCACATTGAAGAATACTAACAATAATTAAAAAAAAACACTATATTTTTTTAATTAAAAAAAGCACAAAAAAAAGTCTTCAAGAATACACCTTGAAGACTTTAAAAGAGCGAAAAACGAGATTCGAACTCGCGACCCCAACCTTGGCAAGGTTGTGCTCTACCAGCTGAGCTATTTTCGCTTATCATTTTCTGCGAGTGCAAATATAAGACACAATTTATTTTTTGACAAAATTTTTAAGCTATTTTTTTTATTTTTTTCATTTTTTTATCGACATTTAAGATAACCACATCAACCAACACTCCTGATTCTGCCCAAAAGGCAACGCCCCACATTACAAACATCACTTAACTTAACTTGTTGTATTCTAATATTTTCTTATTTTTAAAACGCAACAAATAATTTTAATATTACATGAAAAGCTACAGTACAACGTCTTTATTAATTTTTCTTGCCATTTTATTTTCTTTTCAGTCTAGTCAAGCACAAATTTCAGATTTCAACCTAACTTCCGTTAGCAACCTTCCCTATACTCAAGAATTAAACGACATTTGGGGATATGTAGATGCTACGGGGGTTGAGTATGCTTTGGTTGGTACTCGAACTGGAACTTCTATAGTGAGTTTGGCAAATCCTAATGCCCCTTCAGAAGTTTTGTTTATTCCTGGAGCCACCTCTATTTGGCGAGATCTAAAAACATGGGGTAATTTTGCCTACGTCACATCAGACCAAGGAAATGATGGTTTACTAATTATAGATTTGTCTCCTCTCCCAAGTGGCACCCCTAGTTATCAATTTTGGAGACCAGAACTCACCATCAACAGCTCAACAGACACCCTTAATAGAGCACATAACCTCTATATTGACGAGGGGGGATTTTGTTACATTGCAGGTAGCAATATCAGCACAGGAGAAACATTTATACTGGATGTACATACTACTCCTGGTAACCCTATACTATTAGGTGCAACCTCTCCTGTTTACGCGCACGATGCCTATGCTAGAGGGGATACGCTTTGGACTTCTGATATTAATAATGGTACGTTTTCTGTATACGATGTTAGTAATAAGAACGCTCCTGTCATCTTAGGCAACCAAACAACACCTCGAAACTTTGCACACAACGCATGGATTTCGGATGATGGGAATGCACTCTTTACCACTGATGAAAAATCTAATGCTTGGGTCGCGTCTTTTAATGTTTCAGACTTAGGCAATATCAAAGAATTGGACCGATATAGAACGCCTACTCCCAATACAATTCCTCATAATACACACACGTACAACGATTATTTAGTTACCTCTTATTATACCGACGGTCTTATTATTATTGACGCTAGTCGTCCCGACAACTTGATTGAGGTAGGACGCTATGATACTTATAACTTAAGTCCTGAAACTGGTTTCTTTGGTGCTTGGGGTGCTTACCCTTATTTGCCTTCTGGCTTAGTACTCGTCTCTGATATTAATACAGGACTGCATGTTCTACAACCCAACTATCAACGTGCCTGCTGGTTGGAAGGAATTGTTACTGATCAAGCAACATCTAGCGTTCTATTCGATGTAGATGTCCAAATTTTAAATACACATTCTAACGACGCGACCGATTTCATGGGCACCTATAAAACTGGAATGGGAATAGCTGGAACATACGATGTAGAATTCAAAAAAGCTGGCTATATTCCTCAGACAATTTCGGTTACTCTAACCAATGGAATTGTAACTACACAAAATGTACAGTTGGTTCCCGCCACAGCCTTTACTTTAACAGGTCAAGTCGTAGATAGTATCAATCCTAGTATTGGTCTTTCAAATGCTATTGTCAACCTACAAAGTTCGCTTTATGAGTATACCACTACAGCAGATGCTAATGGTAATTTTAGTGTTACGATTTATCCCGACAACGACTATAAAGTTATAGCTGGAAAATGGGGGCATCATGCCAAACTTTTTGAGTTAGTTGCTTTGGATTCTACTGCGATTCCTGCCCAAGTTTATCCTTTGCGAAGAGGCTATAAAGATGAATTTGTTCTAGATTATAGGTGGTCAGAATTTGGAAACGCTACTTCTGGAAAATGGGAACGCGGTATCCCTGCTCCTTTGTCTACTTGGCAAGGTAGTGTACTTCCTGAAGAAGGTGATTTAACGGGTGATATTGGAGTATATTGCCTAATCACAGGTAATAATGGGAATGGCATACATGGTGCAGATGACGTAGACAATGGTGCTACAACGATTGTTTCTCCTATCATGGATTTAAGTGGTATAACAAATCCTATTCTAAACTACCATTATTTCTTTAACGTCAACTGGCCTCCAAGTGGAACGGACTCTTTTACGGTTTATATAACCAATGGTACAGACACCGCTATACTTGCTAGTAGCACTGCTCCACAATACAGTTGGTCTGCTAAGCAATCTATTTCTATTGCTGACTACATCAGCCTAACTAACACAATGCGTGTTTATTTTCAAGTAAATGATGCTAGTGGAACTGCTTTAGAGGCGCTTGTCGATTTATTCGAAATCTCAGACTCCAATGCGACATCTGTCCATGTTCTTCCTACTCAAGATATTAATGTTAACTATTATCCAAACCCATTCAAACAAAGCATTCAACTTGATTATGAAATAGATAATAATAATCTTCAAAATATTTCATTAGAAGTATACAATACTTTAGGACAAATAGTTGAAAGACAAATATTGCCTCCTGTCTCTAGTCAGTTAAACCTAGGGAGACACTGGGAAGCAGGCATATACTTTATAAAAATAGGTAACAAAACAATCAAAGTCATTAAATCAGAATCATAGTACCGTTCATTTATTAACACAAGGAATGGATACAAAATCCCAACTTTTGTATCCATTCCTTGTTATATTATAACTAATCATCACTCACTAAAATTTTATAAAATCAAAAAATCAGAATCAATTATTGCTTAACACCTACTAAATCTTATATC
It includes:
- a CDS encoding choice-of-anchor B family protein yields the protein MKSYSTTSLLIFLAILFSFQSSQAQISDFNLTSVSNLPYTQELNDIWGYVDATGVEYALVGTRTGTSIVSLANPNAPSEVLFIPGATSIWRDLKTWGNFAYVTSDQGNDGLLIIDLSPLPSGTPSYQFWRPELTINSSTDTLNRAHNLYIDEGGFCYIAGSNISTGETFILDVHTTPGNPILLGATSPVYAHDAYARGDTLWTSDINNGTFSVYDVSNKNAPVILGNQTTPRNFAHNAWISDDGNALFTTDEKSNAWVASFNVSDLGNIKELDRYRTPTPNTIPHNTHTYNDYLVTSYYTDGLIIIDASRPDNLIEVGRYDTYNLSPETGFFGAWGAYPYLPSGLVLVSDINTGLHVLQPNYQRACWLEGIVTDQATSSVLFDVDVQILNTHSNDATDFMGTYKTGMGIAGTYDVEFKKAGYIPQTISVTLTNGIVTTQNVQLVPATAFTLTGQVVDSINPSIGLSNAIVNLQSSLYEYTTTADANGNFSVTIYPDNDYKVIAGKWGHHAKLFELVALDSTAIPAQVYPLRRGYKDEFVLDYRWSEFGNATSGKWERGIPAPLSTWQGSVLPEEGDLTGDIGVYCLITGNNGNGIHGADDVDNGATTIVSPIMDLSGITNPILNYHYFFNVNWPPSGTDSFTVYITNGTDTAILASSTAPQYSWSAKQSISIADYISLTNTMRVYFQVNDASGTALEALVDLFEISDSNATSVHVLPTQDINVNYYPNPFKQSIQLDYEIDNNNLQNISLEVYNTLGQIVERQILPPVSSQLNLGRHWEAGIYFIKIGNKTIKVIKSES